Proteins co-encoded in one Colletes latitarsis isolate SP2378_abdomen chromosome 2, iyColLati1, whole genome shotgun sequence genomic window:
- the Noc gene encoding zinc finger protein no ocelli yields MVVLEEGGMLTTGHNQYLQPDYLSPLPTTLDAKKSPLALLAQTCSQIGADSPAKPLISPLDKAPKGMSAGTNAKSPPAAKLERNTRSSPSDGKSLAFKPYETNVVSKKSSDEGRPASKASVHSVSGQDSVSASENHTEKKSGNRTPVGRKSASPASQATSTSTMSTDRKTPADREKTDGSPRNNNNGASPIIRSGMEILSGGHAKDSNLGAYKPGLPGFSGNPLCCPPGLAENPAFRPPFAGASPFSHHHAAAAALLGYPSTTPTSGNPYLSYARVKTPAGGEALVPVCKDPYCTGCQYSMHSAQLMMGTGTCPSGCTQCDHQKYGLAMALSSLGPMAPPSLSYPSTLTGGRPYVCNWIAGDSYCGKRFTTSEELLQHLRSHTSLTGSEHASSAALLSNPHPHPLLSPSAALHRASGGSYPTPSLSPLSARYHPYGKPPTGPLPASLAASPYSAFNALGPYYSPYAIYGQRIGAAVHP; encoded by the exons ATGGTTGTCCTCGAGGAAGGCGGTATGCTGACTACTGGACACAATCAGTATCTACAACCGGATTACCTTTCTCCGCTTCCAACCACG tTGGACGCGAAGAAGAGTCCCCTGGCCCTCCTGGCGCAGACATGCAGCCAGATCGGAGCTGACTCCCCGGCGAAGCCTCTGATATCGCCCCTGGACAAGGCTCCGAAGGGCATGAGCGCGGGCACGAACGCGAAATCACCGCCGGCGGCGAAGCTGGAGCGGAACACGCGCAGCAGCCCGTCGGACGGTAAATCGTTGGCGTTCAAGCCGTACGAGACGAACGTCGTGTCGAAGAAGTCGTCCGACGAGGGTAGGCCCGCGTCGAAGGCCAGTGTGCACAGTGTTAGTGGCCAGGACAGTGTGAGTGCCAGTGAAAACCACACGGAGAAGAAGTCGGGTAACCGTACGCCCGTCGGACGGAAGTCGGCGTCGCCCGCGAGCCAGGCGACCTCCACGAGCACGATGTCCACCGACAGGAAGACGCCGGCGGATCGGGAGAAGACCGACGGCTCGCCACGCAACAACAACAACGGAGCCAGCCCGATCATCAGATCCGGGATGGAGATACTCTCCGGCGGCCACGCGAAGGATTCGAATCTGGGCGCGTACAAACCGGGGCTTCCCGGTTTTTCCGGAAACCCTCTTTGTTGCCCGCCGGGCCTGGCGGAGAATCCAGCGTTCAGACCGCCCTTCGCCGGCGCGTCTCCTTTCTCTCATCACCACGCCGCGGCGGCGGCCCTTTTGGGCTACCCGTCGACGACCCCGACCAGCGGAAACCCGTATCTGAGCTACGCCCGCGTCAAGACGCCCGCCGGCGGCGAGGCCCTGGTCCCCGTCTGCAAGGACCCTTACTGCACCGGATGCCAATACAGCATGCACAGCGCGCAGCTGATGATGGGCACAGGTACCTGCCCCAGCGGATGCACGCAGTGTGACCATCAGAAGTACGGTCTCGCGATGGCGTTATCGTCGTTGGGACCCATGGCTCCTCCGTCTCTCTCGTACCCGTCCACCCTGACCGGAGGCAGACCGTACGTGTGCAACTGGATCGCCGGTGACTCGTACTGCGGCAAACGGTTCACCACGTCCGAGGAGCTTCTGCAGCATCTCAGAAGCCACACCAGCCTGACCGGAAGCGAGCACGCGTCCTCCGCCGCTCTGCTCAGCAACCCTCATCCGCATCCGTTGCTCTCGCCGTCGGCCGCCCTTCATCGCGCCAGCGGCGGATCCTATCCGACGCCGTCTCTGAGCCCTCTCAGCGCCAGATATCATCCTTACGGGAAACCGCCGACGGGACCGCTCCCTGCGTCGCTCGCCGCCTCGCCTTACAGCGCCTTCAACGCGTTGGGACCTTATTACTCGCCGTACGCGATCTACGGTCAGCGAATCGGCGCCGCCGTTCATCCTTAA